From the genome of Solanum pennellii chromosome 6, SPENNV200:
GCAACCAAACGACCCTAAGTTTACTGTTTGGAACTTGGCTTGGTAGTGTATgcatatttaattttaacaaattaatctCTAAACGTTTTAAGATGTATTTGTATGTTTCaccttttaaaatataattaaaattgttagtgCAAGTTATGCAATGTAAAGACATGGTAGGGACAAATTAAAGTTGGTTTCAAGTCTATGAACAGTAATGAACATGGAGAATCTAATAATAAAGTTAGTCATTTATTCCTAAACCCTTGCTTTTGTGTGTTTCAGCACTTTAACCTAGAATTTAAGGatcattaatttattgataTCTTTAAAAATACTTCCTCCGTTCTTTTTTGCTTGTCAACTTTTGAATTGATacacttattaagaaaataattaatgacgtagtgagtttaccattttatcactattaattatgaagaggttgaaaagttctatatttttcaaagtaattagtcatttaattgaggatataataggtataaaaaattgttctttcttgatttgtcaaaatagacaagtaattaCGGATAACtacaaaaggaaaaatggaCTAGTAAAAAGGAACGGAGGAAATATTAATTCTTGTGATTTGTTGTATCTCATTATTTTACTAAGTCAACATTAAGAGAAAATGGAAGACGAAAAAAAGGTTCTATTTACTTTGTTTGTTCTGCTATTCATactaaaaaatgtaaaaataaatggTCTTCTTAATTAAACATATCATTAGTGAACTAAACAATCTCTCGTTTCTCCGAGCAAGCCGCCTTGACCTTTGAATTATTTACATTAATATTACATTCTTTGGATGTAACAGTCTATATGGATCATAGGCCTAAAACATTGAGAGAAAATGAGATTGTAGCCTATAAATTCACGAAACGATTAGAGATTTcataatcaaatttaataaaagaaacgaatattaattatgatttgaaCTCAATAACAGAAATCGAATACTCGttgaggaaaaaaagaaagaagagactTTAGCCTATAAATTCACGAGGCAACTAgagattttataatttaaactcAACAACTAGAAGCGAATATTATGAAATTTGAGTTAAAAAATTCTGCATCAGCACGAGAATAAAAGTTAGGGTCACAAAAAAagtgaattcataattcaactATAACAAACCTTTTAGTTTAAAAAGCCTAAGAGTACAAAATATGAGGGCCCAAACGCTTGAGGTAACCCTGAGAGATTAAGGCCGAAGCGCATAATTATTTGAcaataatatgaattattacGATTAACTTTTTCAAACAGTATTAAcaactaaatattatttttaattcaacttCAAAGAACCCCTTATATATGACGCAATTTATATCTAAACACTTGatgtgaaattttattttgcatTTAGTTGGAGGTGTTAGACAATTCTTAGATTGTTTTTACTATTTATACTTTAGAAATGAGATAAGTTATTCATATACATGATAAAATAACttctctaaaaatatattattttgaaataacttaTTTCAAATCAATTGAGCCCTTACTTGATTAGCAAGCAATTAAAACCTTACCTCTCTTCAATCTCCACTCACCTGTCACCATCACATCTTCTTCCTTCGTCtctatttttccaaaaaaagcTGCTAGGTTTAGGTGGCAGGGGCGGCTAAGACACATAGTGAGTTTATCATTTATTCctattaattataaagtagataaattaaaattttaaattttaaagaatttttcaaagtaattagttGAGGATAtgatagaaattattttttgttctgtcttaatttatcaaaatgaacaagtaattaaagaTAACTACTCAAAAAATGGACAAGCAATTAGGAATCGAGGAGTACTTCAATTTGGTTTTAAAGAATATCTATTTTCGCTCCACCATGCTctttcaatttgaattttttgtacagaaaacaaataaaatgctaaataaaaatgtcaatataattcaaacaaattacaaatgataacatgcataaaattAAGCATGATTGTGAGAattctttttatcatgattaggggtgtcaaaaatgaactCAAACATAGGTAATCCGTCCAGAATTTAAGGGTTgagctcaagataatttgaattgggttcaatctcaacCCATTCAAGCTTAACCCATTTGAAGAAAATTCtcaattgagcccaattcaatctccaatttcaacccgtTTGAAAACTTTTTATTAACATATGTTCCTATATTGAAGGTAtggataattatttatttaacattttttaggatttaataatcaatttgttactttttttaacaaaaaattcttaagcgaaaattcaaattgtgattataaaagttaaatctcaatatgttaaattattgacattaatcgggtcaaattgggcaggtcaagacccaacccattTTTAACCCATTTGATCCCAAAGTAAACTTGCGCGGTTCAAGACCCAACCCGTGTTTAGCCCATTTGAGCCCAACCCATTTAATCTAAACTAAACTTGCGCGGTTCAAGACCCAACCCgtttttagcccatttgagcCCAACCCATTTGAGCGTAAAGTAAACTTGagcgggtcaagacccaacccaatTTCTATTCaacacattttaatattttcaatttgaacccaacccgcccatttgacacccctaatcGTAATTGTCCTTGACAAATAACCATTTTTATGCCGGAAAAAGGAATGAATTTTACAATAAGCAAAACAGTTTTTAATGTTTTACCAAATAATATGCAATCACATAGACTATAATATTCTAGTAATGCTAATTAATTTTAGaaacattaattatatttgataatacttTAAGAAGATTGAATCATTAAGTATGGTATACAACTAACTTCATTCCTATTATATATccaaattgattaaataatgaatAGTTGTCAATATATGGAGTTTCAGCTTAAGTTATCTATAgagatttataaatatttagatgattttaataAGTGATTTTCGTAACTTAAATAATCATTCAAAGGAATTAACTCAGGTTAACTGATCTTTAAATACCCGTAATAGTGTCGAAGTGTACCAAAACATGCaacatatatcaaatataatttatataaatctcATAGTGTTAAAGAGCTAATTACATTATTTTCGTACCTTctatcaaattataaaaaatctttaaaatttataaattttgaatacatCACTAGACTTTCGGATACATAAGTAGACATGCAGATACATAGGGGGTGTTTCCGATAGGGAATAGTGATGTATAAGAGAGGGAATAAAGATGTATCACGAGAGAGAAGTGATGTATCTGAGAggaatttttgacattttttttgaaacgtTAGAATATTTTAGAGATTATGATAGAATGAGATatgtatttatgtaattttcctATATAAAATatgcaataataaaataaaatagtgaagttgtaaaaatacaatttttttcataattagaaagaagtaaaaaatgaaagagGAAGAAGCACTAAGACAAAACTAATCTAGAATTTTCACCAATGagctttgaaaaataaaaatatagctAGTGTGTAAGATTTGAActagaaaatttaatatgtattttaaattttctaaatcACTAAGTCGATCTCTAATCTTGTAGCTAAGGAATTCAAAATCTATATACATACACTAATATTGTTctctttttttagtaaaaaaatattatttttatcgtCGGGTAAAAAACCACACCCCGATCCGCCCCTGATGCATGTAGTGAGTCTTGTGAGGGGTGGGAGGGGAAGTTTCTTGGAAAATGAAAGCTTTTAACCAAAAAGTTTAGCAATTTGGGCACAACACCCCCTCTTATATATAAGCAATTAAACTTTGTGAAGTAGGTGAGCCTTTTTGAGTAATTAGAAGCTCCATATATAATAATGGCAGGACTAGTGTTCCAACATCAAATGGATTATGTAAAAAAGGGAGCATGGTCTCCTGAAGAAGACCGAAAATTGATTGATTATATCATGAAATATCGTATTTAGAGTTGGTCCCATATGCCCAAATTTCATCCTGATTGTTTATTGTTGCTTTTAGGGTTTCCTCATCACATATGTATAtagtttttgttattgttgttaattagGGCTATCAAGAACCGGAAAGACTTTTAGACTCCGATGGATCAACTACTTGAGGCCTGATCTAAAGATAGTATCTTTTAGCATCGAAGAGGTAGAAATTGTGATAAGAATGTATCAATCACTTGGAAATAGGTGAGAATTAAACCTTAGctttagtaatatatatatatatatatatatatatgtgtgtatgtatatatatatatatatatatatgtatatatatatgtatatatgtatatgtatatatacatacatacatatatatatacatatatatatatacatatatatatatatatacatatatatatatacatatatatatatatatagaatttgTACCACACACATTCAAAGAAGCACCTTGGGACAAAATTTGAAGTGAAACCTAAACCAAGGAAGATATATAGCTAAACAAAATGAGATGATTACTCAAAAGAAGCCTTTGATAACTACTACTAGTCCAAATATTCAATCACTTGATTTCACCAACTCCCCCTCCTCTTCTAGCTACATCACATttgatgaaaattatgaaaTGTTGGAAACATCAAATCAAGAGAATTATGTTACTTCAATTGTCAATCAAGATGATGACGAAAACATAGTTATATTGGAGAGTAATCCAGAGAGTATTAGTACATCAAGTGTTGATTTATACATAAGAGAGAATGATGTTACTTCAATTGTCAATCAAGATGATGACGAAAACATAGTTATATTGGAGAGTAATCCAGAGAGTATTAGTACATCAAGTGTTGATTTGTACATAAGAGATTTCATGGATGTGAGTGTTCGTTCatctaatgttgttgatttCTGGTTGGAGCTATATATGGCGGCGGATAATATGAAGATCTAAGTGTCACTGGGAGTTTAATTATGTTCCTTTTCATGTCTTCTAAGTAGTAGTACTACNNNNNNNNNNNNNNNNNNNNNNNNNNNNNNNNNNNNNNNNNNNNNNNNNNNNNNNNNNNNNNNNNNNNNNNNNNNNNNNNNNNNNNNNNNNNNNNNNNNNNNNNNNNNNNNNNNNNNNNNNNNNNNNNNNNNNNNNNNNNNNNNNNNNNNNNNNNNNNNNNNNNNNNNNNNNNNNNNNNNNNNNNNNNNNNNNNNNNNNNNNNNNNNNNNNNNNNNNNNNNNNNNNNNNNNNNNNNNNNNNNNNNNNNNNNNNNNNNNNNNNNNNNNNNNNNNNNNNNNNNNNNNNNNNNNNNNNNNNNNNNNNNNNNNNNNNNNNNNNNNNNNNNNNNNNNNNNNNNNNNNNNNNNNNNNNNNNNNNNNNNNNNNNNNNNNNNNNNNNNNNNNNNNNNNNNNNNNNNNNNNNNNNNNNNNNNNNNNNNNNNNNNNNNNNNNNNNNNNNNNNNNNNNNNNNNNNNNNNNNNNNNNNNNNNNNNNNNNNNNNNNNNNNNNNNNNNNNNNNNNNNNNNNNNNNNNNNNNNNNNNNNNNNNNNNNNNNNNNNNNNNNNNNNNNNNNNNNNNNNNNNNNNNNNNNNNNNNNNNNNNNNNNNNNNNNNNNNNNNNNNNNNNNNNNNNNNNNNNNNNNNNNNNNNNNNNNNNNNNNNNNNNNNNNNNNNNNNNNNNNNNNNNNNNNNNNNNNNNNNNNNNNNNNNNNNNNNNNNNNNNNNNNNNNNNNNNNNNNNNNNNNNNNNNNNNNNNNNNNNNNNNNNNNNNNNNNNNNNNNNNNNNNNNNNNNNNNNNNNNNNNNNNNNNNNNNNNNNNNNNNNNNNNNNNNNNNNNNNNNNNNNNNNNNNNNNNNNNNNNNNNNNNNNNNNNNNNNNNNNNNNNNNNNNNNNNNNNNNNNNNNNNNNNNNNNNNNNNNNNNNNNNNNNNNNNNNNNNNNNNNNNNNNNNNNNNNNNNNNNNNNNNNNNNNNNNNNNNNNNNNNNNNNNNNNNNNNNNNNNNNNNNNNNNNNNNNNNNNNNNNNNNNNNNNNNNNNNNNNNNNNNNNNNNNNNNNNNNNNNNNNNNNNNNNNNNNNNNNNNNNNNNNNNNNNNNNNNNNNNNNNNNNNNNNNNNNNNNNNNNNNNNNNNNNNNNNNNNNNNNNNNNNNNNNNNNNNNNNNNNNNNNNNNNNNNNNNNNNNNNNNNNNNNNNNNNNNNNNNNNNNNNNNNNNNNNNNNNNNNNNNNNNNNNNNNNNNNNNNNNNNNNNNNNNNNNNNNNNNNNNNNNNNNNNNNNNNNNNNNNNNNNNNNNNNNNNNNNNNNNNNNNNNNNNNNNNNNNNNNNNNNNNNNNNNNNNNNNNNNNNNNNNNNNNNNNNNNNNNNNNNNNNNtatatatatattcatttcatgtccattatatatgttatgttatgtttgATGAATTACTCTGTAATATTTGGAGCTCTTAAATTAAGCAGACATATATTTGATTGTTCAATCTCTCAAGTTCTATAAGTATTAAGGACTTCCCCTAAGTAGTgtaagaaaatttatattatattagggCTTTGTTGGAATCTGAATAGAATATgatccaaaaaataatatacaagaaattaatatatcatCTTTAAAGACATCAAaaccttattttttttcaatagaaTATACAAGATCATACAGAAAATGGCAGTTACATGTATAAGCTTAACACAAAAGGTAGCAGTGGTGTACACAAGATTTTTTCTAAGCGGTGTTACCATTAAGGGACAAAATGactcaagaagaaaataaatgaaaattttgttttaggTCTGGTAGGAAACTTATGACTTCGGCATGGACCTTGTTGAAGATATGATCTTCTTATTGCATCATGATCATTTGGATGATATTTTTTAACAGGTAATCTTTCCCCAGGATCAATCGACAATGAATTTAAATCAATTCTTTCACTTCTCCGATATATTTTTGActcattttatttatagatCAAATTTTTGATGGCCTGGTAGCCATTTCATTTAAGTaacataacaaaagaaaaacaataaataattaaataaaataaataggaaagaaGCCTAACATCCTTCACATCTAATTCACTTTCCTCATTTGACCTTTGCTTCCACAGAGCACCCTTCCAGATATCTACGCATTTATCCCGTGATCTTGTTCTTTCCTTCCATAAAACACATCTCCTCTTTTATCTTCAGCAACTCAAGCATTTACAAGGAAAGGTGTTTCGTTTCTTCATTTATTTGTCTTTTGATATTCTACAAAAATTGAAGGAGGTATGCATCCACCCGCGTGTGCAATTTATGGAGGGAGCCATCAAGTGGGTGCGTTGATTTGCCCTGACTGTTAAGCTACTCCCTCCTTTTGTGTTTGATCCCAATTTTTACTTTATCAGTTGGCTATGAGCTTCCTTTCTTAATCCCTGAGTTCCTTGCTGATATCCGTGCTTGGAGGCTAAAGATGTAGgggtaattttttatttttttaaaaatacgtCTACTACTCCCCTTGCTTTCCTGTTTATATCATGACGGCTGATCACTCATGTGATTTTATCTTCTTGGTGTTGATCCTAATGTTAGGAATTTGTGCTTTGTCATTGTTAATTATGCATTTTCCTATTCTTGGTAGTTCTGTGAACGTTCTAAAAGTGTGTTGACCTTCTTAATTCATCGCTAGATTTGCTAAATAATCTGCCATTTGATTACTTTCTCTGTAGATGTTCTTAATTGTAACCTGTTGTTGTTGTACCTCTCTTATTATAATATCCATCATCTCTGCTATTTCCCATGGGATTCTCCAAATCCTTTGAATGATATTCTTTATTGTCAAAGAGTCTGTTTTTATCTCCATATTCCGCCACCCCACTTCTTTGCTAAATTGTAAAGCTGCATGTATAGCTCTCGCTTCCGCTTCAATGTTTGTAGCAAAATCAATTCTTTTTGCTTGTGCATGAATTAGGTCTCCATTACTGTCTCTGAAATAAAACCCATTCCCCTGGATTACCTTTACTTGGACCATTAGTGTTGCATTTTAATACTCCTGCTCCTAGTAGTTTCCATTGAACAATATGATTTATAACTTCTAGGTTTAGGAGCACCTAATATTTTCACCATGTCTGGCCAAGACCTTCCTGTTACTTTGATATATGTAGTTTTCATCCTCACCATTAGTTGCAAGTTCTTCTCCACTCGATGCACTAGCCTTTCAAAACTTGTATGCCCTCtatgtttgatttgatttcttCTTTCCACAAGCCCCACATAATCAGTGCTGGTAGGCCTCTCATCACTATTTGCAGCTTGTTAGAAGCTTCAACATACCAGTAACATTTAATGGTTTGCATAAGGTTCTTGCCTTCGATATTAATCCCTGCACATGAAGCAAAGTACTTCCATAACTTTTGGTCTATGGAAGCTGTTAGAAATAAATGAGACATTGTTTCCGTTTGTTGTGTTTCACAACACCAACATCTGGAGGCAATGCAAATTCTCATTCTCCTTAGGTTATCATCTATGGGAATTCTTCCTTTCTACGCCCTCCATAGgaagaaattaattttgaaaggCAAAGCTTTCATCCAGATCTTCTCAAACTTctcttccttttcctttttctttcttattaaaTCTCAGGTTGAGTTAACAGAAAAGGTTCCCCTTGATCTACATATCAACCAAGGTTTATCTTGTTCCCCATTGCTGATTACTGGAGAAATGCTACTCACAATGTATTCAGTCATCTCCTTGGAAATAAATTgcattaacttatttttgtCCCATTGATCAATTGTAATAAAGCTTTTCACCTCTATATCCTCTTCCCCACTCCTGTCTTTCTCCACATGATATAAAGCACCTTGCTTTGTCCAATTGTCATACCAGAAGCTAGCATCTCCCAACTTTATTTGCCACCAAATATTGTGTTTCACCTCTTCTCTAGCTTTGATCATTTTCCTCCAAACACGAGACACCCCATTGCCTTGTGCCATAATGGGATGCCATTTCTTGCAATACTTATTCCATACGTATTCACTCCATAATGTGTTTGTGGATGTTCTCAATACCCACCACAATTTAGCAAACAAAGCATTTGAAACATCTTGTAAAGATCTAAAACCCACACCACCCTGTAATTTTGGTAAACAAAGTGTTTCCCATGCAACCCAATGCTTACCCTTAACTCCTCTTATGTGTCCCCAAAAGAATTTTGCAAGAATCTTATGAATTTGATTTATTACTCCTTTTGGTGGATTCATGGCCGACATAAGATATATAGGAATCGATTGTAAAACAGGAGCAATTAGAACATACCTTCCACCATATGTTAATAGCGTGTTCTGCCATCCCAGTACCCTTTTTTGCTACTTTCTTAACTAGCTCTTCAAAATGAGATTTTGTCTTCCTCCCATAAAATATCGGACATCCCAAGTAAGTGAAAGGGAAAGTACCCTGTGCTATTCATATGATTCTTTTAATCTTGTGACAGACTGCAGTAGGAACTTTTTCATgcaaatatacataactttTTGATAAATTGATAAGATGCCAAAGGCACTAACTCATATTTCCTTAACACAttcatcatttttcttattgaaCCTTTATCTCCAGATCAAAATAGTATTGTATCATCTGCATATGATAGATGATTAATCTTTTTGCTCCATTTGGGCATTCCAAACTCTCTGAAACCCACATCCTTATTCAGGTTATTGAGACCTCTAGTCAATACTTCTGTCTCTATGATAACGAGAGTAGGTGATAATGGGTCTCCCTGTTTCAACCCCCTTGATGATTCAAAGAAACCAAAAGACTATCCATTGACTAGTATAGAGTAccaattatttgaaattaatcTCCACACCATATCAATGATTCTTTCATCAAAACCAAAACTTCTCATCACTTTAGTCAGAAAGATCCATGAAACTCTATCATAGGCCTTTTTCATATCCAACTTTACCACCACATTATGATTTACACTTCGCTTTTTAATGTCTTTAATAATCTCCTGGGCCAGCAACACAATTTCAGTTATGCTCCTATCTTTCATGAAACCTGATTGGTTATGTGAGATTATAAAAGGTAGTACCTGTGAAATTCGTCCATGCAAtacttttgaattaattttatttgcaAAGGAACTAAAACTAATTGGCCTTAAATTGGATAATCTAGCTACCTTGTAGCAGTACATTAGTGTGAGAGATATATTTAGGAATTTCACCTCCACAGAAAAAGGCCATCACCATCCTCCATATGTCCTCCTCAATAATCTCCTAACATGATTAGAAAAAAGCTCCTGAGAAACCATTTGGGCCACTTGCATTATCCTTGTTTAAACTAGCACTGCAGTTTTGACTTCCTCCTTTGTTGGAGCCCTTGTCATGTCTTCATTCTGCTCATTGGTTATTAATCCAGGAATAACATCGAGTATAGAGTAGTCCTCAATTCTGCATCCTTCCTTGAACTTCTCCTTGAAGACATTAATCGTTTTATCTCCAATGTTTTGAGTAGTCTGTATTATATCTCTTTGTTATGTCTGAATTTCAGCTATCATCAActttctccttcttcatttgaCATATCAATGGATAAACTTCATGTTTTTATCCCCTTCTTTGAACCATTGCATCCACGCCTTCTGTTTCCAATACTCTTCCTGTATCTGATGGTATCACTTGACTGATTGTTTAGACCTTGCTAAATCTTTCTTGTTGGATTCTGATGGATTCACTTACACCTGAGTTTCCTTTACCTTAACAATATCCTCTGGTGTAgcaattttctgaaaaatatatCCATACGTTTCCTTGCTCCATCTCGATAATACCTTTTTCACATTTTTCATCTTCTGATGAAATACATAGAACAAGTTTCCATCTATATTTACTTCCCAATGCTGCTTTATAAGATCCTTAAATTTTTTGTGATTTATCCAAAAATTTAAGAACCTAAACGACTTCACCATCACATCTTCCTGGTCACTTTTACAGATCACATGTAATGGAACATGATTTGATCCCTGCCTTATCAAGTGGTGTACTTCACTAGATGGGAAAGCGTGCATGAATTCCTGATTGCCTAGCACTCTGTCCAATCTTTTAAAAACACTCTCCCTCTCTATTCTCCCATTCCACCACGTGTATAGACTACCTGCAAATTTGATTTCTGACAGATTACAAGAGCTTATACATTGAGCAAAGTCTTTTGTCTCGTGATGAGTTACAGATAGTCCTCCCAACTTCTCTGTTTCATGGAGTATAACATTACAGTCTCCACCAACAATCCATGGAATACTCACATCTTCTGCCATCAGTTCGAGATTCTCCCATAATTATAACCTCTCTAATGCATTACACCTCACATAAACTGCAGAAATAATGATTTCCTTTTGACAACCCAGGTGCTTAAACTTAATTGATAACTGTTGCATGGTGTCTCTCACAACTTCCCCGTGCCAATCTTTATTCCACAAAACCCATATCTTTGAGGAAGTATTAACCATGGCATGTTCCATCCCAATTCTTCTTCTATAATTGTCTAAATTATGAGGCCCCTGAAAAAGTTCCATTAAGGCTATATATGAATAATGATGTCTCCTCCTAAGGTCCATTAGACGCTCAAAAGGTTCTTGAGTGTTGACAGACCTTGTATTCCAAAAACAAATTTTGTCTAATATCATTTGGAAGGTGAGGTTCTTGCTGAACTACTCCTTGTGAGgatttgactactttatggccTCAAAacctttcattttttgtttgtatttctCAATTCCTTGGTGTGTGTGTGCGAAAGATCACCTTTGTTACTTACATCTATTACTGTCTGTGCCAAATCTCCTTCATCCTCTTCACCTTTCTCTTCATTCATTTGTACTGTTGAATGGATCTCCCCTTCATCATTGTGTGGTTCAGCCATTTTGTTTATTCAAATCAAGACTTACGGCTAAAGAAACATCCTGTTCTAAATTATGTATCTCCCCTTCTTCTgcttctttattatttttcctttctttagaACTCAAAATTGCCTCATCACTTTCTTGAAAACCATAACTACCTGTCCGTTATTTTTGCATTTGAATCACTTCTGGAATTACTCACTGCCTCATTATTAATCACTCTTTCTGATGAAGTCCctgtttcttgattttcctttGCAGCAAGCCTTTCTTTTTCTAACCTTTGAAATTCCTTGCATTCTGATTGTTGTTGCTTCCCGAAGGCCTCTTCCACCCATTTCTTTATAGTTTCCTTCTGCATAGATTCTTCACCATTACCCTCCTTCTGGGAGATTTGcacatcttcagtttcttcagtGTCTTGTAATGCACTAAACTTGTtctcattgatgattttttcacCTTCCTTCTGATTTTCTTTTGGACTCCATCTCTGAGTAAATCCTTCTCTATTATTGTATATACCTCTTCCTCCAGCCCTCTTATTCTTTTGTTCCTGGAATGCATGAACATTTTCCTTATCTTTGTAAATTGCTTCGTTTTGCTTTTGATGATCCtgattcttctcttcttttcttttttcgtgGTTCTGCTTCTGCCATATCTTCTCATCATCAACCTCTTCTTTCGGATACAACTCTGGGTGTAATACATAGCACTATTTCTCATTGTGTCCTTGTAACTTACAATTTTTGCAActtaatttttatcaatttttcttttatttctccaGTGTTCTTGTTCCTCACTCCTATATTTATTCTCTTTGAAAATTCTCCCAATAAATCCACTTCAACCTTCAACCTTGCACAACTAGGTCTTGTTTTA
Proteins encoded in this window:
- the LOC107022284 gene encoding uncharacterized protein LOC107022284, with translation MAEDVSIPWIVGGDCNVILHETEKLGGLSVTHHETKDFAQCISSCNLSEIKFAGSLYTWWNGRIERESVFKRLDRVLGNQEFMHAFPSSEVHHLIRQGSNHVPLHVICKSDQEDVMVKSFRFLNFWINHKKFKDLIKQHWEVNIDGNLFYVFHQKMKNVKKVLSRWSKETYGYIFQKIATPEDIVKTTQNIGDKTINVFKEKFKEGCRIEDYSILDVIPGLITNEQNEDMTRAPTKEEVKTAEIIEEDIWRMVMAFFCGGEIPKYISHTNVLLQGFMKDRSITEIVLLAQEIIKDIKKRSVNHNVVVKLDMKKAYDRVSWIFLTKVMRSFGFDERIIDMGTFPFTYLGCPIFYGRKTKSHFEELVKKVAKKGTGMAEHAINIWWKGGVGFRSLQDVSNALFAKLWWVLRTSTNTLWSEYVWNKYCKKWHPIMAQGNGVSRVWRKMIKAREEVKHNIWWQIKLGDASFWYDNWTKQGALYHVEKDRSGEEDIEVKSFITIDQWDKNKLMQFISKEMTEYIVSSISPVISNGEQDKPWLICRSRGTFSVNST